In the genome of Bradyrhizobium ottawaense, the window ACCGATGCCCGGAGTCTTTCCGGACTACAAAGCGCCGATTGTCCGGACCGGCGCCGACGGTCGCGAGCTCGCAACCGCGCGCTGGGTATGCCGTTCTCGCAGCATGCGCAAATGGAGGCGACCAAAAAGCGCGCTGCGAAGCTGGAAGCCAAGGTACGTCGGTCGACTTCAAGGAACTTCTCCAGATAGAGCCGGATGGCGACACGACGAATATCCGTAACTTGAAAAGCAAACATTGGGCGCGTTGGCTGGGTCCGGCACATCGGTGCGTGGTGCCGTTCAACTCGTTCAGCGAGCTGCGCAGCTTTTCTGGGATGCTGTCGCGTGAAATGCCGCTGCGGCTACCGCCTTGATGCAAGCGTACGTAAGTGACTACGAATGCTGTCGTAAGCATCTCAAGTTCGAGGAAAGCCTCCATTTGCAATTCGAATACACGACCTACGCTGGGGCGGTGGGCATCGGAGCTCGATAGACTGCTGGCGGCGAACGCGGCCAAACCGGCGGCACCTGCAGCCGCGCCATCTACGACAACATGAAGACCGCGGTGGAGACGATCTTTGTCGGCAAGGATCGTCGCTGCAATCGCCACTTTCTGCAGATGTGCAGCCACTATCTGTTCGACCCGGTTGCCTGCACGCCGGCGTCGGGCTGGGAGAAGGGCCAGGTCGAGAACCAGGTCGGGCTGGTCCGAGAACGCTTCTTCACGCCGCGGCTGCGGTTCAAAAACCTGCACGAGCTAAACGCCTGGCTGCTGGACAAATGCATCGTCTACGCCAAAGCTCATCGCCATGCGGTGACGGCATCGGTCTCGAAGACCAGCCTGGTGCGCTTCGACAACAACAAGTACTCAGTCGCAGGCAGCGCAGTCGGACGCCCGGTCGAGGTCCAGGCTATACCGATCGCATCGTGATCCGCCAGGATGGAAGGATCCTTGCGGAGCGTCCACGATCCTTCGGACGCGGCGAGAGGATCTCCGATCCCTGGCACTATGTGCCGGTGCTGGCTCGCAAACCCGGCGCTTTGCGCAATGGCGCTCCCTTCAAGGACTGGGAGCTGCCGGCCGTACTTGAGCGGATCCGGCGCAGGCTTGCCGGCACTGACGACGGCAATCGGCAGATGGTCGACATCCTCAACGCCGTGCTGACTGACGGTCTGCCCGCGGGTCCGATCGTCATGCGTCAGGGATGGCTCGAGTTCGAAGCCATGAAGCGCGGCACCAACCTCATGATGCATCACTGAAAGACCGAAGCGATGCGTGAATCGAGTAAACCACAACAGAGAGGGAGCGCAGCGTGCCGTGTGTTAGCGAAGAGCGCTATCGCTACTCGGCAGTTCAGTTCGACTTCGGCGCCGTGGCCGCCGGTTGCGCGGCGGCCTGCGGGGCGCGGCCGACGACGACCGTCAGCAGGCCCTGGCCCCAGAGCCGCTTGGCGGCGACCTTGGCATCATCCAGCGTCACCGCATCGACGAGGGCATTGCGCTTCTCGATATAGTCGATCGGCAGCTTGTCCTGCTGGTACTGCAGCAGCGCCTGGGCGAGCTTGGAGGAGGTGTCGAGCGCCAGCATCTGCGAGCCCTTGAGGTAGGACTTGGCTTCGCCGAGCTCCTTCTGCGTCGGGCCCTCCTCGGCGATGCGGCGCACTTCCTTGTCGATGGCGTCGATGGTGTCGCCGGCCCGGTCGGCGCGGGTGCCGGTGTTGCCGATGAAGACCGCCGAATGCTCCATCCAGAGCAGCGATTCGAACACGGAATAAGCCAGCCCGCGCTTCTCGCGCACCTCGTGATAGAGCCGCGAGGACAACCCGCCGCCGCCCAGGATGTGGTTGACGACATAGGCGGCCATGAAGTTCGGATCGCTGCGCTTCACGCCGGGTCCGCCGAAGGTGATGACGGTCTGCGGCACGTCGAGCGGCACGAAGGCGCGCTGCGGCGGTTTTGCCGCCTCGACGTCGGCGACTGGCGTGAGATTGGCCTTCGCGGGCAGGCTACCAAAAGTGTGGTCGAGCAGCTTGCCAAGCGTCGCCGGATCGACGTCGCCGACCACCGCGATCTTCAGCCCGTCCTTCGCAATCACGCGGCCGACATAATCCTTCATGTCGGCGACCGTGATGGTCGGCACGCTGTCCAGCGTGCCATTGGTCTGCCGGCCATAGGGATGGTCGCCGAACGCGACCTCCAGGAATTTTCGGCTCGCCAGCGAGGACGGATTGGTGGTTTCGCGGCGCAGGCCCGAGATGACCTGTGAGCGGATGCGCTCGACGTCGGCGGTGTCGAAATGCGGCGAGGTCAGCGCGCTCCTGAGCAGGTCGAAGGCCTCGTCCTTGTTGTCGCGCAGCATGCGCAGGCTGCCGCGGAACGTATCGCGGGTGGCGCTGAAGGAGAGCTCGATGGCGCGGCGGTCGAGCCGCTCATGGAAGGTCTTGGAGTCGAGATCGCCGGAGCCTTCGTCGAGGAGGTCGCCGACCAGATTGGCGACGCCGGACTTGTCCTTGGGATCCTGCGCCGAGCCGCCGGCAAAGGAATATTCCATCGCGATCAGCGGCACCGTCGCGTCCTGTACGAACCAGGCTTCGATTCCGCCCGGCGAAGTCAGGTGCTGGATTTTTGCGGCCGCCTGTGACGGCGAGACCGTAGCCAGCGCGAGCGCCGCGCCGGTGGCAAGCGAGAATGCAACGCGTCGAAGGAAGGGATAGGTCACGAACGCTTCTCCTCGCGCTTGGCGGCACTGGTGTCCTTGATCAGATAGCCCGTCACCGAACGCTTCTTCTCGAGCCATTTCTGCGCGACGGCGCGCACCTGTTCGGCGGTGACCGCGCGGATGCGGTCCGGCCAACTCCTGATGTCCTCGATCGACAGGCCTGTGGTCAGGGCGCCGCCATACCAGCTCGCCAGCACGGCCTGATCGTCCTGGGCGTAGATCGCTTCCGCAATGAGCTGGGTCTTCACCCGCTCCAGGTCCTCGGCGCGGATCGGGTTCTGCGCGATGTCTGCGATGACGCCGTCGATCACCTGCTCCACCTCGGCAAAGCTGACGCCGGGCTTCGGCGCGGCCGAGATCGAGAACTGGGTCGGGTCGAGCGAGATGCTCGAATAGCTGGCGCTGGCGGAGACCGCGAGCGGCTTGTCGACCACGAGGGCGCGGTAGAGATAGGAATTGCTGCCGCTGCCCATCAGCTGCGCCAGCACGTCGAGGGCTGCGCTCTCGCCGGCTGCGGCCGTCGTTGCGGAAGGTGCCAGATAGTAGCGGCGCAGGCTCGGCTGCTCCACGAGCGGGTCGGCCAGCGTGACGGTGCGCGGGGCGGCGGGCTCGGGCTCCTGCGGGCGCACGCGGCGCGCCGGTATCGCGGGCTGGGCCGGAATGGCGCCGAAATTGCGCTCGACCAGCGGACGGATGTCGGCGGCTTCCACGTCGCCGGCGATCACCAGGATCGCGTTGTTCGGCGCGTAGAAGCGGCGGTAGAAGGCCAGCGCGTCCTCGCGATCGAGCTTCTCGATCTCTTGCCGCCAACCGATGATCGGCCGTCCATAGGGGTGATTGAGATAGAGCGCTCTCTCGATCTGTTCGTTCAACCGCGCTCCGGGGCTGTTGGCGACCCGCATGTTGTACTCTTCGAGCACGACGTCGCGTTCCGGCAGCACGTCCTCATTCTTGAGGATCAGGCCGGTCATGCGATCGGCCTCGAACTCCATCATGGTCGGCAACTGCTCCTTCGGCACGCGCTGGTAGTAGTTGGTGCCGTCGACCGAGGTCGAGGCGTTATCGTTGCCGCCGACCCGAAACACGTTTTGGGAGAATTCGCCGCGCGGGTGCTTCTCCGTGCCCTTAAACATCAGGTGTTCGAGAAAATGGGCGAGCCCGGATTTGCCCGGCTCCTCATCTGCGGACCCCACTTTGTACCAGATCATCTGCGTCACCACCGGTGTCCGATGGTCAGGGATTACGACCACCTGCAGGCCGTTGCCAAGCGTAAAGCTGGTGAGGGGCATGGACTTCGCAAGAGTCTCGGCTGAGGCGCCATCTATTAAGAAGGCGCGCATCAGCACCAGTGCTAGAACGCAAACGACCGTTCGAGGTGAGGACGTCGGCAGCATTGACAGCAGTCGCTGTCGAATTTTCGAAGCGAAAGACCGGTCGTGCGGCCGATTGGACGCGGCATCATTATCGATATCGTTCGTCAGCTGCGGGATCGGGACGGCTTTTTGCAAGCTACATTGCAGTTGGGTCTGGATGAGGAATGAGGTCATCATCGAAGTCATCTACAGGATGCTCCATGCTTTTGGCTATCAATCGACAGATCGCGCTTGCTCCAGGGGAATACCATCGGCCGGCCCGTCGGCGGCTAACCCAAAAGCATCAGTCGTGCCAAAGAAGAAACTGTTTAAATTACAGCGTGGTCACCCGAAGCACTCTGTCCGTATCTTTACACATCGTCGTACATCAGACACGGTGTGGCTATCTAGGGACCCCTCTTTTGCTAACCCGCTTGGCGTTACTGGTGCCGACCACCATGTGTAGCAGGAGACTCTGGAATGGCATGATCGAGTGCATGGGTGGCCGCGATCAGCGCCAGTCCGAGAGCTTGTGCAAGGTCCCCGTGCAGTGCCACAAGCGCGCGAGTTTTCATGCGCTAGACTAAACATGCGATGGCAATTCCTCGTGACGTCGAGGGGACAGTTTTGCACCGCGCGCGACATCAAGCATTCACGTGTCGAAAATCGTCGCGATGTTTCTTTTTCTGTTAAAAGCGGCGGCATTTGTGAATGCGGTCGGTCAGGCGCCCATGCTCTCGCGTAATTCTGGATTTAATCCCGCTGAGACAATCGATTGGCGCCGGCGCTTCGAGATTCTTGGTGTGCGATCGTTCTTAGTCCGCCTGCCGAAGAGGATGCAGCTGTCCCCACCAGATGTTCGACATGGATTTGAAAACTCACTCGAATGAGCAAAGCGCGTAAGGCTTTCCTCCGGCCGCGGCGGTTCTCTGCCATAGACAAAACCCGCCGACGTTCGACTTCTAGCGCCCCCCTTACCTGTTCTGACCACGTTGGGCGGAAGTCGTTAGGGTCCTCTGCGCCTCGGCAGAAATCAGATGCGAACTTGACTGAAGAACTCCTAGTGCCAGTGAGGCA includes:
- a CDS encoding M16 family metallopeptidase — translated: MRAFLIDGASAETLAKSMPLTSFTLGNGLQVVVIPDHRTPVVTQMIWYKVGSADEEPGKSGLAHFLEHLMFKGTEKHPRGEFSQNVFRVGGNDNASTSVDGTNYYQRVPKEQLPTMMEFEADRMTGLILKNEDVLPERDVVLEEYNMRVANSPGARLNEQIERALYLNHPYGRPIIGWRQEIEKLDREDALAFYRRFYAPNNAILVIAGDVEAADIRPLVERNFGAIPAQPAIPARRVRPQEPEPAAPRTVTLADPLVEQPSLRRYYLAPSATTAAAGESAALDVLAQLMGSGSNSYLYRALVVDKPLAVSASASYSSISLDPTQFSISAAPKPGVSFAEVEQVIDGVIADIAQNPIRAEDLERVKTQLIAEAIYAQDDQAVLASWYGGALTTGLSIEDIRSWPDRIRAVTAEQVRAVAQKWLEKKRSVTGYLIKDTSAAKREEKRS
- a CDS encoding M16 family metallopeptidase translates to MTYPFLRRVAFSLATGAALALATVSPSQAAAKIQHLTSPGGIEAWFVQDATVPLIAMEYSFAGGSAQDPKDKSGVANLVGDLLDEGSGDLDSKTFHERLDRRAIELSFSATRDTFRGSLRMLRDNKDEAFDLLRSALTSPHFDTADVERIRSQVISGLRRETTNPSSLASRKFLEVAFGDHPYGRQTNGTLDSVPTITVADMKDYVGRVIAKDGLKIAVVGDVDPATLGKLLDHTFGSLPAKANLTPVADVEAAKPPQRAFVPLDVPQTVITFGGPGVKRSDPNFMAAYVVNHILGGGGLSSRLYHEVREKRGLAYSVFESLLWMEHSAVFIGNTGTRADRAGDTIDAIDKEVRRIAEEGPTQKELGEAKSYLKGSQMLALDTSSKLAQALLQYQQDKLPIDYIEKRNALVDAVTLDDAKVAAKRLWGQGLLTVVVGRAPQAAAQPAATAPKSN